A region from the Canis aureus isolate CA01 chromosome 8, VMU_Caureus_v.1.0, whole genome shotgun sequence genome encodes:
- the FOXL3 gene encoding forkhead box L3, with translation MFDSSQYPYNCFNYDADDYPAGSSDEEKRLTRPAYSYIALIAMAIQQSPSGRVTLSGIYDFIMRKFPYYRANQRAWQNSIRHNLSLNSCFVKVPRTEGHEKGKGNYWTFAGGCESLLDLFENGNYRRRRRRRGPKREGAGEARAGGNEGPPGSQEPAPRPRQPPAPASPAAPGKEEPRGIKFSIDYILSSPDPFPGLKCPLGLQDGRNPRLEAQQMNLHVWTI, from the exons ATGTTTGACAGCTCGCAGTATCCCTACAATTGCTTCAACTACGACGCCGACGACTACCCAGCCGGCAGCTCCGACGAGGAGAAGCGGCTCACCCGGCCCGCGTACAG CTACATCGCGCTGATCGCCATGGCCATTCAGCAGAGCCCCTCGGGCAGGGTGACGCTGTCCGGCATCTACGACTTCATCATGCGCAAGTTCCCCTACTACCGAGCCAACCAGCGCGCGTGGCAAAACTCCATCCGCCACAACCTGTCCCTCAATAGCTGCTTCGTCAAG GTGCCTCGGACCGAGGGCCACGAGAAAGGCAAGGGCAACTACTGGACGTTCGCAGGCGGCTGCGAGTCGCTGCTGGACCTCTTCGAGAACGGCAACTACCGGCGGCGCAGGCGGCGCAGGGGCCCCAAGCGGGAAGGGGCCGGGGAGGCGCGCGCGGGGGGCAACGAGGGGCCTCCGGGGTCGCAGgagccagccccccgcccccgccagcccccggcccccgccagCCCAGCCGCTCCGGGGAAGGAGGAGCCCAGGGGCATCAAGTTCAGCATTGACTACATCCTGTCCTCCCCAGACCCGTTTCCTGGGCTCAAGTGTCCCCTGGGCCTGCAGGACGGCAGGAACCCCCGGCTGGAGGCCCAGCAAATGAACCTCCACGTTTGGACAATATGA